A single Oryza brachyantha chromosome 8, ObraRS2, whole genome shotgun sequence DNA region contains:
- the LOC102719320 gene encoding uncharacterized protein LOC102719320 has product MAGGGVKGFYRQRKRPAAGGVAKSTKASKKASKKKPQNCSQSQDCRRLPGDEEEELLRLFDMDMTYGPCIGITRLRRWERAAALGLCPPAHLRDLLLPSPLPANDPPLSSSSSSSSPAKIISTAAGASSASIAVQGECLWAGKVS; this is encoded by the exons atggccggcggcggggtgaAGGGCTTCTACCGCCAGCGGAAGAGgccagccgccggcggcgtcgccaagtcgaccaaggcgtCCAAGAAGGCATCCAAGAAGAAGCCGCAGAACTGCTCCCAATCCCAag attgccgccgcctccccggcgacgaggaggaggagctgctgcGGCTGTTCGACATGGACATGACGTACGGCCCGTGCATCGGCATCACGCGCCTACGGCGGTgggagcgcgccgccgccctgggcTTGTGCCCGCCGGCACATCTCCGGGACCTGCTCCTGCCAAGCCCGCTTCCGGCTAATgatcctcctctctcctcgtcttcttcttcttcgtctccGGCCAAGATCAtcagcaccgccgccggcgccagcaGCGCTAGCATCGCGGTGCAGGGCGAGTGCCTCTGGGCGGGCAAagtgagctag
- the LOC102719038 gene encoding transcription factor SPT20 homolog isoform X1, with amino-acid sequence MEPAAARKEWRAVPDAPLRSNGAEDPGEQHGKMGQSEDRAMYEDGGGGMDDYCSITIDGSGGLSEDIIQQRLQSIVHQREELQRVEMELRAQVIAHPQIIEAQRSFEAAAKEHVAAAAKLKEQLHEREKYILELEMKLDNKDRELDALKIDHQTVWANQDLLREQTKELASVRRERDNSEAERAQHLKQIHDLQEHLREKESQILALEEQHRAAQDNIIYKDEQLREAHAWVARVQEMDVLQSQTMQSELRERTEQFNQYLISFQQQYVEMQSRLLHTIQQLQLEVTELRERTGVPKDGSQTAQESSAESPFVQNKGNNMAANGNGTTDSSQSLKSNGVPDGSIKGNSNASAVPVVPSSLLGIGGFVPSAQIAGMHSYMMHPQGVPPSLASPNSTVPQFGSFQSQSTIQPNLQWPNQQEAQNTSQIPDETNYQTSPSDQNALQQAATNNDDLSLKQSQATHAEHPTTHGKQQQQHFTSVVSESTHEQKLQVAESNVTRHLVYSEQQNAQDSSSMVSPVRKFEHQEQTNELKDEKVAPGKQPEEQVARHQHKASEFDASTTSQTHLKSGAAEFNSNVVNQTDTLLPRVPKEPSLLDERSLLACIVRAVPAGSDGRIKISTTLPNRLGKMLAPLHWHDYKKHYGKLDDFVASHPELFVIEGDFINLREGAQQIISATTAAAKIAAVASSAPYSSLLPSVAVTPVAQNTRQKRGPVVDSRSSNIMPSRNGSTATNFGDQFDKGSNIPKVNEIVGYNIAQGIADVTISNKVKDIQENGFSDEVRPAQSSMHAVSANGVRHERSGLPAGIIRHGYGGKQQGRSTGPAYISRR; translated from the exons ATggagcccgcggcggcgcgcaagGAGTGGCGCGCCGTCCCCGACGCCCCGCTCCGCTCCAATGGCGCCGAG GATCCCGGGGAGCAGCATGGGAAGATGGGCCAATCCGAGGACAGAGCCATGTACGAG GACGGGGGTGGAGGGATGGATGACTACTGCTCCATCACGATCGACGGAAGCGGGGGGCTCAGCGAGGACATCATCCAGCAGCGCCTGCAGAGCATCGTGCATCAGCGGGAGGAGCTGCAGCGGGTCGAGATGGAGCTGCGAGCCCAGGTCATAGCTCACCCGCAGATCATCGAGGCGCAGCGCAGCTTCGAGGCCGCTGCCAAGGAGCATGTAGCAGCAGCTGCAAAGCTAAAG GAACAACTACATGAACGGGAAAAGTACATCCTTGAGCTCGAAATGAAATTGGATAATAAGGACAGGGAACTGGATGCTTTGAAGATTGATCATCAAACG GTGTGGGCAAATCAAGATCTTCTTAGAGAACAGACAAAGGAGCTTGCAAGTGTTAG AAGGGAACGTGACAATTCTGAAGCTGAAAGAGCTCAACATCTTAAACAAATCCATGATCTCCAAGAACATCTACGAGAAAAAGAAAGCCAAATTCTTGCATTAGAGGAACAg CATAGGGCTGCTCAAGATAACATTATTTACAAAGATGAACAATTGAGGGAAGCTCATGCTTGGGTGGCACGAGTTCAAGAAATGGATGTTTTACAGTCCCAGACAATGCAATCCGAGTTACGTGAGCGAACTGAGCAATTCAATCAATATTTGATTAGTTTCCAGCAACAG TATGTTGAGATGCAGAGTCGTTTGCTGCATACTATACAACAACTTCAGCTAGAAGTAACTGAATTAAGAGAACGAACTGGAGTACCAAAAGATGGTTCACAAACTGCTCAGGAGAGTTCAGCTGAGTCACCATTTGTTCAGAACAAAGGGAACAACATGGCTGCAAATGGTAATGGAACAACAGACAGCAGTCAGTCACTGAAAAGTAATGGAGTTCCAGATGGTTCCATAAAG GGAAACAGTAATGCCTCTGCTGTACCTGTTGTTCCCTCTTCACTGTTGGGTATAGGTGGTTTTGTTCCTTCTGCACAGATTGCTGGGATGCATTCTTATATGATGCATCCTCAAGGTGTACCTCCATCTTTAGCATCGCCTAACTCTACTGTTCCTCAGTTTGGTAGTTTCCAGTCACAGTCAACAATTCAACCAAACCTGCAGTGGCCCAATCAACAG GAAGCTCAAAATACCTCACAGATCCCAGATGAGACAAACTATCAGACATCCCCATCAGATCAAAATGCATTGCAACAAGCTGCTACGAATAATGATGACCTTTCTTTGAAGCAGAGTCAGGCAACCCATGCAGAACATCCTACAACCCACGggaaacaacaacaacaacatttCACGAGTGTGGTTTCTGAATCAACTCATGAACAAAAG TTACAGGTCGCAGAATCCAATGTAACCAGACATTTAGTTTACAGTGAGCAGCAAAATGCCCAGGATTCATCTTCAATGGTCAGCCCTGTTCGGAAGTTTGAACATCAAGAGCAAACAAATGAATTGAAG GATGAGAAAGTTGCACCTGGTAAACAGCCTGAGGAGCAGGTAGCTAGGCATCAGCATAAAGCTTCAGAGTTTGATGCATCAACTACTAGCCAAACCCACTTGAAAAGTGGTGCCGCGGAGTTCAATTCTAATGTTGTGAATCAGACCGACACACTGTTACCTCGCGTACCAAAGGAGCCTTCCCTTCTAGATGAGAGATCCCTTTTAGCTTGCATTGTGCGTGCAGTCCCTGCTGGATCTGATGGTCGGATCAAGATTAGTACAACT CTGCCAAATAGGCTTGGCAAAATGTTGGCTCCTCTTCATTGGCATGACTACAAGAAGCATTATGGGAAGCTAGATGATTTTGTGGCTAGCCATCCGGAG CTCTTTGTAATTGAAGGGGATTTCATTAACCTTCGTGAAGGAGCACAACAGATCATTTCAGCTACTACAGCTGCTGCCAAaattgctgctgttgcatcaTCTGCTCCTTACTCATCGTTATTGCCTTCAGTTGCTGTTACTCCTGTGGCACAAAACACTAGGCAAAAGAGGGGACCCGTTGTTGATTCCAGATCTTCAAACATAATGCCATCTAGAAATGGTTCTACTGCAACCAACTTCGGGGATCAGTTTGACAAGGGTTCAAATATCCCAAAAGTCAACGAGATTGTTGGTTATAACATTGCTCAGGGGATTGCCGATGTTACAATTTCAAACAAAGTAAAAGACATCCAGGAGAATGGCTTTTCAGACGAAGTTCGACCTGCGCAGTCATCTATGCATGCAGTTTCTGCAAATGGAGTCAGACATGAACGATCTGGCCTCCCTGCAGGTATTATCAGACATGGTTATGGAGGAAAGCAACAGGGAAG GTCTACGGGACCTGCATACATTTCCAGAAGATGA
- the LOC102719891 gene encoding bZIP transcription factor 29-like, with the protein MDDQGAGDPVARGHHVSPQAGGGGGGQPPVVPRSPTPLDLASASAAAAAAYRRLSPSLRPPAHPQVRLPSPYPQIPSPAAPSGGHHARSLSQPLFFSLDSLPPLPYADLAAPPAMAPSPPSSSSDPPPPGLPPRKGGHRRSQSDISFGFSQLSPPLPPPAPVKREAATAAEGCRSDGDEAALYDLVNSYMDLDGMEALNSSEERYEDRDSRASGTRAGSVADSSENEAESHSTSMERKDGGKSRHCRSLSVDSLIGKLNFAGDESPKLPLPSPSGGLSRSGSGSLDGGAASLFGAEFANGEFTEAEKKKIMANERLAEIALTDPKRVKRILANRQSAARSKERKMRYIQELEHKVQVLQTEATTLSAQLTMLQRDSTGLATQNNELKIRLQAMEQQAQLRDALNEALTAEVQRLKLATGEITDGRMSKGLQQQMNSQLIQLQQLQIQQQQQQQQSSQTTQQSQQQQPQKSA; encoded by the exons ATGGACGACCAGGGGGCCGGCGATCCGGTGGCGCGCGGGCACCACGTATCGCCGCAGGCGGGAGGTGGTGGGGGCGGGCAGCCGCCGGTGGTGCCGCGGTCGCCGACACCGCTCGACCTGGCtagcgcctccgccgcggcggcggcggcgtacagGAGGCTCTCGCCGTcgctccggccgccggcgcacCCGCAGGTGCGTCTCCCTTCGCCGTACCCCCAGATCccctccccggcggcgccgtccggCGGGCACCACGCGCGGTCGCTCTCGCAGCCGCTCTTCTTCTCGCTCGACTCgctcccgccgctgccgtaCGCCGAtctggccgcgccgccggctatGGCGCCGTCCCCGCCCTCCTCGAGCTCGGACCCGCCCCCGCCCGGGCTGCCGCCGCGGAAGGGCGGGCATCGGCGGTCGCAGAGCGACATCTCCTTCGGGTTCTCGCAGCTGagcccgccgctgccgcctccggcGCCAGTGAagcgcgaggcggcgacggcggcggaggggtgCAGAtcggacggcgacgaggcggcccTGTACGACCTCGTCAACTCTTACATGGACCTCGATGGGATGGAGGCGCTCAACTCCTCCGAGGAGCGGTACGAGGACCGCGACAGCCGCGCCAGCGGCACGCGCGCCGGGAGCGTGGCCGACAGCAGCGAGAATGAGGCCGAGAGCCACTCGACTTCCATGGAGAGAAAGGATGGAGGCAAGTCCCGGCATTGCCGCAGCTTGTCGGTGGACAGCTTAATCGGGAAGCTCAACTTCGCCGGCGATGAGTCACCGAAGCTGCCGCTGCCGTCTCCCAGCGGCGGCCTCTCCAGGAGCGGGAGTGGGTCCTTGGATGGTGGTGCGGCGTCTCTGTTTGGTGCAGAGTTTGCGAATGGGGAGTTCACTGAAGctgagaagaagaagatcatGGCCAATGAGCGCCTTGCAGAGATAGCTTTGACAGATCCGAAGAGGGTCAAAAG GATTTTAGCAAACCGGCAGTCTGCGGCAAGGTCAAAGGAACGTAAGATGAGGTATATTCAAGAGCTTGAGCACAAAGTTCAGGTTTTGCAGACGGAGGCTACAACACTCTCAGCACAGTTGACAATGCTGCAG AGGGACTCCACTGGACTAGCCACTCAGAACAATGAGTTGAAAATCAGGCTGCAAGCAATGGAGCAACAAGCACAGCTAAGAGATG CCCTGAATGAAGCATTAACTGCCGAGGTCCAGCGTCTGAAACTTGCAACTGGTGAGATAACTGACGGACGTATGTCAAAGGGCCTACAGCAGCAGATGAACTCCCAGCTGATTCAATTGCAACAGCTGCAAatacaacagcagcagcagcagcagcagtcatCGCAGACAACGCAGCAaagtcagcagcagcagccacagAAATCAGCGTAG
- the LOC102719038 gene encoding uncharacterized protein LOC102719038 isoform X2 gives MEPAAARKEWRAVPDAPLRSNGAEDPGEQHGKMGQSEDRAMYEDGGGGMDDYCSITIDGSGGLSEDIIQQRLQSIVHQREELQRVEMELRAQVIAHPQIIEAQRSFEAAAKEHVAAAAKLKEQLHEREKYILELEMKLDNKDRELDALKIDHQTVWANQDLLREQTKELASVRRERDNSEAERAQHLKQIHDLQEHLREKESQILALEEQHRAAQDNIIYKDEQLREAHAWVARVQEMDVLQSQTMQSELRERTEQFNQYLISFQQQYVEMQSRLLHTIQQLQLEVTELRERTGVPKDGSQTAQESSAESPFVQNKGNNMAANGNGTTDSSQSLKSNGVPDGSIKGNSNASAVPVVPSSLLGIGGFVPSAQIAGMHSYMMHPQGVPPSLASPNSTVPQFGSFQSQSTIQPNLQWPNQQEAQNTSQIPDETNYQTSPSDQNALQQAATNNDDLSLKQSQATHAEHPTTHGKQQQQHFTSVVSESTHEQKVAESNVTRHLVYSEQQNAQDSSSMVSPVRKFEHQEQTNELKDEKVAPGKQPEEQVARHQHKASEFDASTTSQTHLKSGAAEFNSNVVNQTDTLLPRVPKEPSLLDERSLLACIVRAVPAGSDGRIKISTTLPNRLGKMLAPLHWHDYKKHYGKLDDFVASHPELFVIEGDFINLREGAQQIISATTAAAKIAAVASSAPYSSLLPSVAVTPVAQNTRQKRGPVVDSRSSNIMPSRNGSTATNFGDQFDKGSNIPKVNEIVGYNIAQGIADVTISNKVKDIQENGFSDEVRPAQSSMHAVSANGVRHERSGLPAGIIRHGYGGKQQGRSTGPAYISRR, from the exons ATggagcccgcggcggcgcgcaagGAGTGGCGCGCCGTCCCCGACGCCCCGCTCCGCTCCAATGGCGCCGAG GATCCCGGGGAGCAGCATGGGAAGATGGGCCAATCCGAGGACAGAGCCATGTACGAG GACGGGGGTGGAGGGATGGATGACTACTGCTCCATCACGATCGACGGAAGCGGGGGGCTCAGCGAGGACATCATCCAGCAGCGCCTGCAGAGCATCGTGCATCAGCGGGAGGAGCTGCAGCGGGTCGAGATGGAGCTGCGAGCCCAGGTCATAGCTCACCCGCAGATCATCGAGGCGCAGCGCAGCTTCGAGGCCGCTGCCAAGGAGCATGTAGCAGCAGCTGCAAAGCTAAAG GAACAACTACATGAACGGGAAAAGTACATCCTTGAGCTCGAAATGAAATTGGATAATAAGGACAGGGAACTGGATGCTTTGAAGATTGATCATCAAACG GTGTGGGCAAATCAAGATCTTCTTAGAGAACAGACAAAGGAGCTTGCAAGTGTTAG AAGGGAACGTGACAATTCTGAAGCTGAAAGAGCTCAACATCTTAAACAAATCCATGATCTCCAAGAACATCTACGAGAAAAAGAAAGCCAAATTCTTGCATTAGAGGAACAg CATAGGGCTGCTCAAGATAACATTATTTACAAAGATGAACAATTGAGGGAAGCTCATGCTTGGGTGGCACGAGTTCAAGAAATGGATGTTTTACAGTCCCAGACAATGCAATCCGAGTTACGTGAGCGAACTGAGCAATTCAATCAATATTTGATTAGTTTCCAGCAACAG TATGTTGAGATGCAGAGTCGTTTGCTGCATACTATACAACAACTTCAGCTAGAAGTAACTGAATTAAGAGAACGAACTGGAGTACCAAAAGATGGTTCACAAACTGCTCAGGAGAGTTCAGCTGAGTCACCATTTGTTCAGAACAAAGGGAACAACATGGCTGCAAATGGTAATGGAACAACAGACAGCAGTCAGTCACTGAAAAGTAATGGAGTTCCAGATGGTTCCATAAAG GGAAACAGTAATGCCTCTGCTGTACCTGTTGTTCCCTCTTCACTGTTGGGTATAGGTGGTTTTGTTCCTTCTGCACAGATTGCTGGGATGCATTCTTATATGATGCATCCTCAAGGTGTACCTCCATCTTTAGCATCGCCTAACTCTACTGTTCCTCAGTTTGGTAGTTTCCAGTCACAGTCAACAATTCAACCAAACCTGCAGTGGCCCAATCAACAG GAAGCTCAAAATACCTCACAGATCCCAGATGAGACAAACTATCAGACATCCCCATCAGATCAAAATGCATTGCAACAAGCTGCTACGAATAATGATGACCTTTCTTTGAAGCAGAGTCAGGCAACCCATGCAGAACATCCTACAACCCACGggaaacaacaacaacaacatttCACGAGTGTGGTTTCTGAATCAACTCATGAACAAAAG GTCGCAGAATCCAATGTAACCAGACATTTAGTTTACAGTGAGCAGCAAAATGCCCAGGATTCATCTTCAATGGTCAGCCCTGTTCGGAAGTTTGAACATCAAGAGCAAACAAATGAATTGAAG GATGAGAAAGTTGCACCTGGTAAACAGCCTGAGGAGCAGGTAGCTAGGCATCAGCATAAAGCTTCAGAGTTTGATGCATCAACTACTAGCCAAACCCACTTGAAAAGTGGTGCCGCGGAGTTCAATTCTAATGTTGTGAATCAGACCGACACACTGTTACCTCGCGTACCAAAGGAGCCTTCCCTTCTAGATGAGAGATCCCTTTTAGCTTGCATTGTGCGTGCAGTCCCTGCTGGATCTGATGGTCGGATCAAGATTAGTACAACT CTGCCAAATAGGCTTGGCAAAATGTTGGCTCCTCTTCATTGGCATGACTACAAGAAGCATTATGGGAAGCTAGATGATTTTGTGGCTAGCCATCCGGAG CTCTTTGTAATTGAAGGGGATTTCATTAACCTTCGTGAAGGAGCACAACAGATCATTTCAGCTACTACAGCTGCTGCCAAaattgctgctgttgcatcaTCTGCTCCTTACTCATCGTTATTGCCTTCAGTTGCTGTTACTCCTGTGGCACAAAACACTAGGCAAAAGAGGGGACCCGTTGTTGATTCCAGATCTTCAAACATAATGCCATCTAGAAATGGTTCTACTGCAACCAACTTCGGGGATCAGTTTGACAAGGGTTCAAATATCCCAAAAGTCAACGAGATTGTTGGTTATAACATTGCTCAGGGGATTGCCGATGTTACAATTTCAAACAAAGTAAAAGACATCCAGGAGAATGGCTTTTCAGACGAAGTTCGACCTGCGCAGTCATCTATGCATGCAGTTTCTGCAAATGGAGTCAGACATGAACGATCTGGCCTCCCTGCAGGTATTATCAGACATGGTTATGGAGGAAAGCAACAGGGAAG GTCTACGGGACCTGCATACATTTCCAGAAGATGA
- the LOC121055216 gene encoding transcription factor MYC2-like — MDELVSPSSCSLPSFSDMACFPVLEFEVCEVPEQWLLGDDAALHDKDARAASHSASSDVSRNPPAARAERTARRRGRRPGARSGAGAAPPIGHVEAERQRREKLNRRFCDLRAAVPNVSRMDKASLLADAAAYIAELRRRVERLEAEAAAARPSAAASWAGLAGGAALGRDDLEVRMAGRGAAMLRLTTAATRHAPARMMGALRALNLPVQHASVTRVGGATVQDVMVDEVPAALQDEGCLRAALSHRLQHETGV; from the coding sequence ATGGATGAGCTtgtctccccttcctcctgcTCGCTGCCCTCCTTCTCCGACATGGCCTGCTTCCCGGTGCTCGAGTTCGAGGTCTGCGAGGTCCCCGAGCAATGGCTGCTGGGAGACGACGCCGCGCTCCACGACAAGGATGCCAGGGCCGCCTCGCACTCGGCGAGCTCCGACGTGTCCAGGAACCCGCCCGCCGCGAGGGCCGagcgcacggcgaggcggcggggacggaGGCCTGGGGCgcgcagcggcgccggcgccgcgccgccgatcGGCCACGTGGAGGCCGAGCGGCAGCGCCGGGAGAAGCTCAACCGCCGGTTCTgcgacctccgcgccgccgtgccgaACGTGTCGCGGATGGACAAGGCGTCCCTCctggccgacgccgccgcctacaTCGCcgagctgcgccgccgcgtggAGCGGCTcgaggccgaggccgcggcggcgaggccctcCGCGGCCGCATCCTGGGCGGggctggccggcggcgccgccctcggTCGGGACGACCTCGAGGTGCGGATGGCCGGGCGTGGCGCGGCCATGCTGCGgctgacgacggcggcgacgcgccaCGCCCCCGCGCGCATGATGGGCGCTCTCCGGGCTCTCAACCTGCCGGTGCAGCACGCGTCGGTGACCCGCGTGGGCGGCGCCACCGTGCAGGACGTCATGGTGGACGAGGTGCCCGCCGCGCTGCAGGACGAAGGctgcctccgcgccgcgctgtCCCACAGGCTGCAGCACGAGACCGGCGTCTAG
- the LOC102719038 gene encoding transcription factor SPT20 homolog isoform X3 translates to MEPAAARKEWRAVPDAPLRSNGAEDGGGGMDDYCSITIDGSGGLSEDIIQQRLQSIVHQREELQRVEMELRAQVIAHPQIIEAQRSFEAAAKEHVAAAAKLKEQLHEREKYILELEMKLDNKDRELDALKIDHQTVWANQDLLREQTKELASVRRERDNSEAERAQHLKQIHDLQEHLREKESQILALEEQHRAAQDNIIYKDEQLREAHAWVARVQEMDVLQSQTMQSELRERTEQFNQYLISFQQQYVEMQSRLLHTIQQLQLEVTELRERTGVPKDGSQTAQESSAESPFVQNKGNNMAANGNGTTDSSQSLKSNGVPDGSIKGNSNASAVPVVPSSLLGIGGFVPSAQIAGMHSYMMHPQGVPPSLASPNSTVPQFGSFQSQSTIQPNLQWPNQQEAQNTSQIPDETNYQTSPSDQNALQQAATNNDDLSLKQSQATHAEHPTTHGKQQQQHFTSVVSESTHEQKLQVAESNVTRHLVYSEQQNAQDSSSMVSPVRKFEHQEQTNELKDEKVAPGKQPEEQVARHQHKASEFDASTTSQTHLKSGAAEFNSNVVNQTDTLLPRVPKEPSLLDERSLLACIVRAVPAGSDGRIKISTTLPNRLGKMLAPLHWHDYKKHYGKLDDFVASHPELFVIEGDFINLREGAQQIISATTAAAKIAAVASSAPYSSLLPSVAVTPVAQNTRQKRGPVVDSRSSNIMPSRNGSTATNFGDQFDKGSNIPKVNEIVGYNIAQGIADVTISNKVKDIQENGFSDEVRPAQSSMHAVSANGVRHERSGLPAGIIRHGYGGKQQGRSTGPAYISRR, encoded by the exons ATggagcccgcggcggcgcgcaagGAGTGGCGCGCCGTCCCCGACGCCCCGCTCCGCTCCAATGGCGCCGAG GACGGGGGTGGAGGGATGGATGACTACTGCTCCATCACGATCGACGGAAGCGGGGGGCTCAGCGAGGACATCATCCAGCAGCGCCTGCAGAGCATCGTGCATCAGCGGGAGGAGCTGCAGCGGGTCGAGATGGAGCTGCGAGCCCAGGTCATAGCTCACCCGCAGATCATCGAGGCGCAGCGCAGCTTCGAGGCCGCTGCCAAGGAGCATGTAGCAGCAGCTGCAAAGCTAAAG GAACAACTACATGAACGGGAAAAGTACATCCTTGAGCTCGAAATGAAATTGGATAATAAGGACAGGGAACTGGATGCTTTGAAGATTGATCATCAAACG GTGTGGGCAAATCAAGATCTTCTTAGAGAACAGACAAAGGAGCTTGCAAGTGTTAG AAGGGAACGTGACAATTCTGAAGCTGAAAGAGCTCAACATCTTAAACAAATCCATGATCTCCAAGAACATCTACGAGAAAAAGAAAGCCAAATTCTTGCATTAGAGGAACAg CATAGGGCTGCTCAAGATAACATTATTTACAAAGATGAACAATTGAGGGAAGCTCATGCTTGGGTGGCACGAGTTCAAGAAATGGATGTTTTACAGTCCCAGACAATGCAATCCGAGTTACGTGAGCGAACTGAGCAATTCAATCAATATTTGATTAGTTTCCAGCAACAG TATGTTGAGATGCAGAGTCGTTTGCTGCATACTATACAACAACTTCAGCTAGAAGTAACTGAATTAAGAGAACGAACTGGAGTACCAAAAGATGGTTCACAAACTGCTCAGGAGAGTTCAGCTGAGTCACCATTTGTTCAGAACAAAGGGAACAACATGGCTGCAAATGGTAATGGAACAACAGACAGCAGTCAGTCACTGAAAAGTAATGGAGTTCCAGATGGTTCCATAAAG GGAAACAGTAATGCCTCTGCTGTACCTGTTGTTCCCTCTTCACTGTTGGGTATAGGTGGTTTTGTTCCTTCTGCACAGATTGCTGGGATGCATTCTTATATGATGCATCCTCAAGGTGTACCTCCATCTTTAGCATCGCCTAACTCTACTGTTCCTCAGTTTGGTAGTTTCCAGTCACAGTCAACAATTCAACCAAACCTGCAGTGGCCCAATCAACAG GAAGCTCAAAATACCTCACAGATCCCAGATGAGACAAACTATCAGACATCCCCATCAGATCAAAATGCATTGCAACAAGCTGCTACGAATAATGATGACCTTTCTTTGAAGCAGAGTCAGGCAACCCATGCAGAACATCCTACAACCCACGggaaacaacaacaacaacatttCACGAGTGTGGTTTCTGAATCAACTCATGAACAAAAG TTACAGGTCGCAGAATCCAATGTAACCAGACATTTAGTTTACAGTGAGCAGCAAAATGCCCAGGATTCATCTTCAATGGTCAGCCCTGTTCGGAAGTTTGAACATCAAGAGCAAACAAATGAATTGAAG GATGAGAAAGTTGCACCTGGTAAACAGCCTGAGGAGCAGGTAGCTAGGCATCAGCATAAAGCTTCAGAGTTTGATGCATCAACTACTAGCCAAACCCACTTGAAAAGTGGTGCCGCGGAGTTCAATTCTAATGTTGTGAATCAGACCGACACACTGTTACCTCGCGTACCAAAGGAGCCTTCCCTTCTAGATGAGAGATCCCTTTTAGCTTGCATTGTGCGTGCAGTCCCTGCTGGATCTGATGGTCGGATCAAGATTAGTACAACT CTGCCAAATAGGCTTGGCAAAATGTTGGCTCCTCTTCATTGGCATGACTACAAGAAGCATTATGGGAAGCTAGATGATTTTGTGGCTAGCCATCCGGAG CTCTTTGTAATTGAAGGGGATTTCATTAACCTTCGTGAAGGAGCACAACAGATCATTTCAGCTACTACAGCTGCTGCCAAaattgctgctgttgcatcaTCTGCTCCTTACTCATCGTTATTGCCTTCAGTTGCTGTTACTCCTGTGGCACAAAACACTAGGCAAAAGAGGGGACCCGTTGTTGATTCCAGATCTTCAAACATAATGCCATCTAGAAATGGTTCTACTGCAACCAACTTCGGGGATCAGTTTGACAAGGGTTCAAATATCCCAAAAGTCAACGAGATTGTTGGTTATAACATTGCTCAGGGGATTGCCGATGTTACAATTTCAAACAAAGTAAAAGACATCCAGGAGAATGGCTTTTCAGACGAAGTTCGACCTGCGCAGTCATCTATGCATGCAGTTTCTGCAAATGGAGTCAGACATGAACGATCTGGCCTCCCTGCAGGTATTATCAGACATGGTTATGGAGGAAAGCAACAGGGAAG GTCTACGGGACCTGCATACATTTCCAGAAGATGA